CAAAAGTGCCGGCCCCGGAGCCATCGCGGTGCGCCGCCACATAGCGCACCTTCCCCCTGATGGAACCGGGACCGGCTTTTTCCGTTAGGCCAGCGCAAGACCTGAACGGAAACCTATGAAGTTTGTGTTGTGGCCAGCTGGCCGGCGGCCTAGTGGGCCATGGCCTTCTCGGCGCCCAGGCCGGTGAGGGCGCGGACGTCCATCTCGGCCTCGCGGGCCGGGTCGTCGTCATTCTTGCCCACGAACGTGCCCACAATGCCGAGCAGGAAGCCCAGCGGGATGGACACAATGCCCGGGTTGGACAGCGGGATGACCGCGAAATCGGCGTTCGGGATCATGGCCGTCTCCGAGCCGGACACGACCGGCGACAAAACGATGATGACCAGCGCGGAGATCAGCCCGCCGTACATTGACCAGAGCGCCCCGCGGGTGGTGAAACGCCGCCAGTAGAGCGAGAAGACAATGGTCGGCAAGTTCGCCGAGGCCGCCACCGCGAACGCCAGCGAGACCAAGAACGCGATGTTCTGATCCTTCGCCGCTATCCCGCCCACAATTGCGATCAGGCCGATCACGATCACCGTGATCTTCGCGACGCGGACCTCCGCGCCCGGATTGACCTGCCCCTTCTTGATGACGTTGGTGTAAATGTCGTGCGAGAAGGACGTCGCGGCCGTGATCGCCAACCCGGCGACCACCGCCAGGATGGTCGCGAAGGCGACGGCCGCCATTATCCCCAGCATCCACGGCCCGCCCAGCATGGCCGCGACCAGCGGCGCCGCAGCGTTTGAACCACCCGGCACGCCGGAGCCCTTCTGCCAGATAGTCGGGTCGAACATGTAAGCGGCCGCATAGCCCAGCACCAGGGTGAACACGTAGAACAGGCCGATCAGCCAGATCGCCCACACCACGGACTTGCGGGCCTCCTTGGCCGTGGGCACCGTGTAGAAGCGCATCAGCACGTGCGGCAGGCCCGCCGTGCCCAGCACCAGCGCCAACCCGAGCGAGACGAAGTCGACCTTCGCCCAGTTGCTGCCGCCGTACTTCAGCCCCGGATCCATCATCGCGTTCGCCGCGTGGCCGTTGTCCTTCATGAACTGGCCGGTGTTGTCCACCACGCGGCCCAGGAGTTCGGACAGGTCGAACCCGTTCAGCGCCAGCACCCACACGGTGGTCACCGCCGCGCCCGCAATCAGCAGGACCGCCTTGATCATCTGCACCCAGGTGGTGCCCTTCATGCCGCCGATCAGCACGTAGATGATCATCAGCACGCCCACCACGGCGATGACGACGGACTGCATGCCCTCGTCGCTCAGGCCCAGGAGCAGGGAGACCAGGCCGCCCGCGCCGGCCATCTGCGCCAGCAGGTAGAAGAAGGTGACCGCCAACGTGGTGATCGCCGCCGCCACGCGGATCGGCCTCGCCCTGAGGCGGAACGCCAGCACGTCCGCCATGGTGAACTTGCCCGTGTTCCGCATCAGTTCCGCGACCAGCAGCAACGCTACGATCCACGCCACCAGGAAGCCGATCGAGTACAGGAAGCCGTCGTAACCCGCCGTCGCGATCGCCCCGACAATGCCCAGGAACGATGCCGCCGAGAGATAGTCGCCCGAAATGGCCAGACCGTTTTGGGCGCCGGAGAAGCCCCGGCCGCCGGCGAAGAACTCCTCGCCGGACTTGTTCTTGCCGCCGCCGCCCTTGATGACGATGAACAAGGTCACCGCCACGAACGCGACGAAGATCGACATGTTGATGACCGGGTTGCCCGGCTTGAGCGGGTTGACGTCTTGCAACGCGAGGACGGAGGCGATCATTGCGCGGCCTCCATTTCAGCCTCGATTTCGACGCGGATCCTGGTCGCTTCCGGGTCCAACTTGCGGTTGGCGAAGCTGACGTACCACATGGTGATGGCGAACGTGGTGACGATCTGCGCCAGGCCGATGATCACGGCCCAGTTGACGTTTCCGATCACCGGCTTGGACATGAAGTCCGTGGCCCAACTGGCCAGTAGGACGTAGACGAGGTACCAGACCAGGCCGACCGTCACAAGCGGTAGCACAAAGCCGCGCTGGGTCTTCCGCAAGTGCTGAAATTCCCTGCTGTCTTCGATCGCGATGTAATCGATCCCCGGAGTCACCTCCTGGGGCCTTCCTTCTTCCATGATCACTCCTTTGGTGGGTGTGGCCGCCCGCCCAAGGGGATGTGGGACCAGCTCTCGCTAGGTTCGCGCCTGCCCCCGACTGGCGAACGGGATGGGCCTTTAGTCCCATCTCTCGCGCCTAACGTAACTCAGCGGTCAAGAGTTCTCCAAATTTTTTTGTGGTTTTTCGCAAAGTGATCTTCGTCACACCTCCGGCGGGGTCCGGCCGCGCCACGTTCCCGGATCGCCTTGTCTGGCGTTGCGTATTGTCTAGGTGCCACATTCGCTTCCCACCCTTGGAGGTCCCCGTGCTCGATTTCGCCGACCTGGTCCAGCGCGCCAACGCCCTGGCCGTGAACGCCCCGCCTGACGCCGGCCCGGCTGGCAACGGTCCTGGCAGCGGCATGGCCGGCGGCAGCACGCGCCGCGCGATCCTGGGCATCACGGGCCCTCCCGGCTCCGGCAAGTCGACCTTGGCCGGACACCTGGTCGCGACGCTGCGGGACCTGGCGATGCGGGTTGCGCAGGTGCCCATGGACGGTTTCCATTTGGCCGACTCCTCCCTGCGGCGGCTCGGGATAATGGGCCGCAAGGGCGCGATCGACACCTTTGACGCCTACGGCTACCTCGCGCTGCTGGAACGCCTGCGGGCGCGCCCCGCCCACACCGTCTACGCGCCGGATTTCGAGCGGGACCTGGAGCAGCCGATCGCCGCCGGAATAGCCGTCGAACCCCAGGTGGACCTTGTCATCACTGAGGGCAATTACTTCCTCGCCCCGACTCCGCCCTGGCCCGCGGTCCGCGCCGCCATGGACGAGGTCTGGTACTGCGAACTGCCCGAATCTGTGCGGACCGACCGGCTGGTGGCCCGGCACACCCGCTTCGGCAAAGCGCCGGATGCCGCGCGCGAGTGGGTGGCGAAAGTGGACCAGGCGAACGCGGACGAGGTGGCCGGCTGGCGTTCCGGCGCCGACCTCCACGTTGACGTCGCGGCGCTGGGCCTCGCCCCACTTGACCTTTGACCGCCCGCGCCGCGTCCGCGGAATGGCCGGTCTTGGCTGGTCAAAGTCGGCGAGCGTCGAGCTATTGCTAGGCTCGGCGCGATGCGAGTCCGGCAAGTTGACGCATTGATCGAGCACCTCGGGGGGCAGGCTGTCCGCCAACATGGTTCGCACCGGGTCTACCGGGTGGCGCGGGGCGGGGCCTCAGCGGAGACGATTGTTCCCCAGCACGCCCACGACCTGGCCGATGGCACCGCCCATGTGATCGAGCGAGACTTGGCCCCGGTGCTCGGCAAGGGCTGGTTGCACCGGCACGGCGCCGTTGGGCCCTAACCATTGGCCTGAAGGGGGGCCTCCTCGCGCCACGGTTTTCGCTTGGCGGCGTTCGGACGTCACCCGCGCTCGGCGTTGAAGGCCGCCCAGGCGGCGTCTGACAATTGGGCCGCGAACCTCAGACCGGGGCGGATCATCTCGGCGGTGTTCGAAAGGTAGATGAAGATCAAGCCACGCTCAGGTTCAGCCCAGGCGTTGCAGACCGCAGAGCCGTTGTGTCCAAACGCGCTGGCTGGCGAACGTGTGCCGATCCCCCGAACCACGCCTGGCAGCCCGCCCAGTTGAAAGCCCTGGCCGTAGCGTTGGCGCTGATGCAGAATGCGGTCCACCTCGCCATCCGCGCTGACTGCGAGCGCATTGGCGATGGACTGTTCGGAGACAATGCGCCGGCCTGCGGCAGTGACCCCGCCGTCCAACAGCATTTGGTAGAAGCGGGCCAATGACCTAGCGGTTGTCTGCATGGACGCGGCCGGCACCACCGCCTGGCGCGCCGCCAGGCGGTTGAGGAAGGCGGGGCTGACGAAGTTGCCGCCCTTGCCGCGTACACGAACTGCGCGCTTTAGTTCGCTGGCCGGCAAGGTCAGACGGGCGTCCATCTTCAAAGGCTCGAAGAACTCCTCTTGCACAAACTGGCTGATGGTGCGGCCTGTGACCCGGTGGATCAACTCGCCCAAGATGAAGCCGAAGGCGACCACGTGGTAGGCCACGACTTTCCCGGCGGGATAACGGGGGCGGGCGCGGGCGGCCAAGGCGACGGACCTGTCCCAGTTCGTCATCACGGCCATGTCGAGCCCCGGATTCCCCAGCGACGCGGGCACGCCCGCCCGGTGTGTCAACACGTGGCGGACGGTGATCGCCTGTTTGCCGTGTTGGCCGTACCCAGGCCAGTAGGACGCCACGGGTTCGTCGAGGTCCAGTTGGCCGCGCTCGGCCAACAGATGGATCGCCATCGCCGTGACCGGCTTGGTGACCGAGAAACAATAGAACAGGGCGTCAGGCCCCACGCCGCGCCGGTGCTCCGCGACCACTTCGCCGCCGCGCATTGCCAGGAGGGAGTAGGCACCGCCGCGCGTGTCCGCCAGCGCCTTGACCTGTTCCCACGACACGTCTTCAACCTTATGCGCGCGCCGCTGCGCGCTCGACGCCCGGTCCCGGCGAACGCGCCTGGAGTCCACCAGACGCGAGCCTCCGCCCGTGCGGCTGACCAGGTCAAGGGCCTCGACTCTGGCTTCGGTGCTATGAGTGTCAGACCCTTCCGGAAGGCTGGTTCCAACAGCAAGCAAAGCGGGGGGACGCGCGAATTGGGCGCTGGCGCGGTTCCCAAGGATGATGAGCCAAAGAAAGGAAGAAGAACCGATGGGTTTACCTGACAAGGTGGGGGCAGCGGGCGAGGAGTCGGCACCCGAGGGTTATGCCGAGTGGGTCGCGGACCTCAAAGCACGGGTTCGCGCCACGCAGTTCCGGGCGGCACGGGCCGCGAACACCGAGGTGGTCCGGTTGTACTGGTCGGTGGGCCAGGGCATACTCAAGAAGCAGGAGACGGCGGGTTGGGGAGCCGGCGTGATCCCGCGCCTGTCTGCGGATCTGCGCCGCGAGTTCCCGGATCAGACCGGCTGGTCGCCGACCAATCTCAAGTACATGCGGATGTTCGCAAAGGCGTTTCCCGATTTGGAGGCAATTGGTCCGCAGCTTGTGGACCAATTGCCGTGGGGCCACGTCCGCTTGCTGCTAGACAAGGCCAAGACGGCCGACGAGCTGGCTTGGTACGCCCGCAAAGCGGTCGAGTGGGGTTGGTCACGGAATGTCCTGCGGGCGCAGATCGACTCGGGTCTGATTGGCCGAGCCGGCCAACAGCTCCCGGGCCCGCTCCACGACCAGGCCGAGTTGCGCCTCGTCGTGGGCCGAGCCCACATGGGCCACCATCCGCCGCCGCCCGCCCACCGACTCCGCGATCTGGACCGCCGCCGCGCCCGAACCCGTCCGCACACGCCGAATCCAAGCCACCAACCGATCCCAAACACCCCCGCCCTAGCGCCTCAAAACCCCCAAAAACCCCAAACCCGCCAACAAAACCCCAGGTCACAAACCCGCAACCGACAACCTGTGGAAAACCTGAACCAACTCAGGTCCGCCAGCGCCTTGACCTGTTCACACGACACGTCTTCAACCTTATGCGCGCCGCGCCCCCGCCGCGCTCTCGACGCCCGGTCCCGGCGGCCGAGGGATACGCGGAATGGGTCTCGGACCTCAAAGCAAGGGTTCGCGCCACGCCTTGACACAGCGCAGATTTAGCACTTCCCCTGTTTCAACCACCGACCCGGTCGGCAAGCGCAGGTGCGCCAATGGCCACCAATCACCTCATCCTAGCGCCGGTTTCCAGGCTGACCGCGATGGCGATCAGGTACCGCGCAGAAGAGTGGCGGGGTTGCGGCGGGCGGCATGGGAGGCTGGGAGGGAAGACGCCAGGACGGCGGTCGCCAAACCCAAAGCAACTGCGGCAACGGGCAATTGCAGACCCAAAGCTGGCGTCCATCCGCGCGCATGCGCCAGTCCGACGGTTCCCGCAACACCAGCGAGAGCCCCGACAATTCCTCCGGCCAGGCCGATCAGGGCGCCTTCAGCCATGAATCCCCGCCAAAGCGCCAGCCGGGTTGCCCCGACCGCTCGGCGCAATGCGATCTCCGGAGCGCGTTGATGGATCGACAACAGCATCGACGTCGCGGCGCTCATTGCCGCCAAACCCAAGACCACCCAGCCCAAAGCGTTCATCAAACTGGTGAGATTCGAGGCGACCGATGCTTGGAGGGAGGCCAAGTCCGAGGGCAGGGAGACGTCAACGCCACCGGGATTGGCCGGAGCCAAAGCAAACGGGACGGCATCGTGAAGGGCTTCCGCGCGCCCCGGCGCGGTCCCCACCAGAATCTGGCCGTCAGTCGGGGCTTGCAGCAGGTCTACGCCGGCCGGGGACAACAGCAAGGCATTATCCAGGGCCTCGACACCGCTTGCGCCCAACACCGCCACCACCGGCACGGGATGCTGGTTGACCCAGATCGTCACGTCCGGGCCGGCCTGTGTCAGGGCGAGTTGTTCGGCCGTCTTGGCGCCCAGCGCCGCGACCAGCCCATCCCAGCCGTTGTCCAACACCCTCAGCGGACCGCCGACCGCCACCTGGCCGCCCAACAGTGCCGGATAACGCGAGTCGCAGACCACGATGTCGCCCCGTAACCGCTCCGGCAAGAAGCCGATCCGGGGCGCCAACCGGCGCACCTCCACATCCGCCGGCGCGAGCGAGAAATACGGCGCCGCGCGGGCCACTCCCTCCAGGCTCTCCAAGACGGCGGCCGCGTCTACCAGTTCGGCGAAGCCCGCCCGCCTGGCGGACATGACAGGAGACGAGTCCACCGGCATGGACACATATAACCGATTCGAGGCGGCGTCCAACAAGCGGGTGGCGACCGCGCCGGACGCGGATTGGGCCAAGCCGGACGCGCCGACTAGGGCGGCCACGCCCAAGGTGTACGCCAACAAGAGAAGCGCCGAACGCGCTGATGTGTCGATGACGGCCCGGACGGCATCGGCCACCTCGGCGCCGAATCGCGCCAACCGTGACTCGGCGAGGGTCTGTTGGCTCCGCTGCTGCTCCGGCGGTGGCGCCGGTGGCGAAGGTGTGTCCACCAGTTTGCCGTCCACGAGGGCGACCGCCCGGTCGGCGGACTCGGCCACAACCGGGTCGTGGGTCACCACCACCACCGTGGTGCCCCGGTCGACCGCCGCCCGCAGTTGGGCGGTCAGCGAAGCGGCCGATTCCGTGTCCAACGCCCCGGTCGGCTCATCCGCCAAGAGCAGGCGCGGCACGGGCACAAGGGCTCTCGCCAGCGCCACCCGCTGACGCTCGCCGCCGGATAGCCGTTTCGCCCGGGTTTGGGCCCTTTCGGCCAGTCCGACC
This genomic window from Bifidobacteriaceae bacterium contains:
- a CDS encoding cation acetate symporter — its product is MIASVLALQDVNPLKPGNPVINMSIFVAFVAVTLFIVIKGGGGKNKSGEEFFAGGRGFSGAQNGLAISGDYLSAASFLGIVGAIATAGYDGFLYSIGFLVAWIVALLLVAELMRNTGKFTMADVLAFRLRARPIRVAAAITTLAVTFFYLLAQMAGAGGLVSLLLGLSDEGMQSVVIAVVGVLMIIYVLIGGMKGTTWVQMIKAVLLIAGAAVTTVWVLALNGFDLSELLGRVVDNTGQFMKDNGHAANAMMDPGLKYGGSNWAKVDFVSLGLALVLGTAGLPHVLMRFYTVPTAKEARKSVVWAIWLIGLFYVFTLVLGYAAAYMFDPTIWQKGSGVPGGSNAAAPLVAAMLGGPWMLGIMAAVAFATILAVVAGLAITAATSFSHDIYTNVIKKGQVNPGAEVRVAKITVIVIGLIAIVGGIAAKDQNIAFLVSLAFAVAASANLPTIVFSLYWRRFTTRGALWSMYGGLISALVIIVLSPVVSGSETAMIPNADFAVIPLSNPGIVSIPLGFLLGIVGTFVGKNDDDPAREAEMDVRALTGLGAEKAMAH
- a CDS encoding DUF485 domain-containing protein — protein: MEEGRPQEVTPGIDYIAIEDSREFQHLRKTQRGFVLPLVTVGLVWYLVYVLLASWATDFMSKPVIGNVNWAVIIGLAQIVTTFAITMWYVSFANRKLDPEATRIRVEIEAEMEAAQ
- a CDS encoding nucleoside/nucleotide kinase family protein, which gives rise to MLDFADLVQRANALAVNAPPDAGPAGNGPGSGMAGGSTRRAILGITGPPGSGKSTLAGHLVATLRDLAMRVAQVPMDGFHLADSSLRRLGIMGRKGAIDTFDAYGYLALLERLRARPAHTVYAPDFERDLEQPIAAGIAVEPQVDLVITEGNYFLAPTPPWPAVRAAMDEVWYCELPESVRTDRLVARHTRFGKAPDAAREWVAKVDQANADEVAGWRSGADLHVDVAALGLAPLDL
- a CDS encoding type II toxin-antitoxin system HicA family toxin; the encoded protein is MRVRQVDALIEHLGGQAVRQHGSHRVYRVARGGASAETIVPQHAHDLADGTAHVIERDLAPVLGKGWLHRHGAVGP
- a CDS encoding beta-lactamase family protein, producing the protein MSWEQVKALADTRGGAYSLLAMRGGEVVAEHRRGVGPDALFYCFSVTKPVTAMAIHLLAERGQLDLDEPVASYWPGYGQHGKQAITVRHVLTHRAGVPASLGNPGLDMAVMTNWDRSVALAARARPRYPAGKVVAYHVVAFGFILGELIHRVTGRTISQFVQEEFFEPLKMDARLTLPASELKRAVRVRGKGGNFVSPAFLNRLAARQAVVPAASMQTTARSLARFYQMLLDGGVTAAGRRIVSEQSIANALAVSADGEVDRILHQRQRYGQGFQLGGLPGVVRGIGTRSPASAFGHNGSAVCNAWAEPERGLIFIYLSNTAEMIRPGLRFAAQLSDAAWAAFNAERG
- a CDS encoding ABC transporter ATP-binding protein/permease, with the protein product MTQLPSLDQPAWQEPGKAGAAERSPLIRLRGISKQVGRKGEVAALAHVDLDVWPGEFVAVTGPSGSGKSTLLTVLGLLDCPTAGHYWFDGSDVAGLSEAERNRFRGRQLGFVFQSSYLIGDDTAVLNVGLGLRVRGLRAKDRDSMARGALAAVGLAERAQTRAKRLSGGERQRVALARALVPVPRLLLADEPTGALDTESAASLTAQLRAAVDRGTTVVVVTHDPVVAESADRAVALVDGKLVDTPSPPAPPPEQQRSQQTLAESRLARFGAEVADAVRAVIDTSARSALLLLAYTLGVAALVGASGLAQSASGAVATRLLDAASNRLYVSMPVDSSPVMSARRAGFAELVDAAAVLESLEGVARAAPYFSLAPADVEVRRLAPRIGFLPERLRGDIVVCDSRYPALLGGQVAVGGPLRVLDNGWDGLVAALGAKTAEQLALTQAGPDVTIWVNQHPVPVVAVLGASGVEALDNALLLSPAGVDLLQAPTDGQILVGTAPGRAEALHDAVPFALAPANPGGVDVSLPSDLASLQASVASNLTSLMNALGWVVLGLAAMSAATSMLLSIHQRAPEIALRRAVGATRLALWRGFMAEGALIGLAGGIVGALAGVAGTVGLAHARGWTPALGLQLPVAAVALGLATAVLASSLPASHAARRNPATLLRGT